One genomic region from Synergistaceae bacterium encodes:
- a CDS encoding ribosome maturation factor RimP, producing the protein MKSGAMMVVYSDRSSFLPLRDIVEKLGYECVGIELVNDGGAAFLRVYIDTLGGVQVKDCELVSRSLSSFLDQNSELVPGKYFLEVSSPGIERPLFNIEDYRRFAGRKVRLKMRPSVRGRKVLRGVILSAENDKVEIMPESDQEGEGTPTGIPLGDISRGNLVYEDDKSKRRSS; encoded by the coding sequence GTGAAAAGCGGGGCGATGATGGTGGTATACAGCGACAGGAGCTCTTTCCTTCCTCTGCGCGATATTGTGGAAAAACTGGGTTACGAGTGCGTCGGCATCGAGCTGGTCAATGACGGGGGCGCGGCGTTTTTAAGGGTGTATATAGATACCCTGGGCGGCGTTCAGGTTAAGGACTGCGAGCTGGTCTCCAGGTCGTTGAGCTCGTTTTTGGACCAGAACAGCGAGCTTGTGCCCGGAAAATACTTCCTCGAGGTGAGCTCGCCCGGAATAGAGCGTCCGCTTTTCAACATAGAGGACTACAGGCGCTTCGCTGGCAGGAAGGTGAGGCTGAAGATGCGCCCCTCGGTCCGGGGAAGAAAAGTCCTGCGGGGTGTCATTCTCTCGGCGGAGAACGACAAGGTCGAGATCATGCCTGAATCGGATCAAGAGGGAGAAGGGACGCCCACCGGCATTCCCTTAGGAGACATTTCCCGGGGAAACCTTGTTTACGAGGATGACAAGAGCAAAAGGAGGAGTTCATAA
- the nusA gene encoding transcription termination/antitermination protein NusA has translation MQLGRDFARALAQIVKERGLSQEIIEASLEAALISAYKKYQSGSQDVEVHIDSESGEISICEVRQVVEEITAPDSQISLEEAQSKGFLDVTEGDYVRIERNPENFGRIAAQTARQVIIQRLKDAERQIIFEEFSDRVGDLVTGVVFKSENDQVLIRLNDRTEAILPREERIVGEEYIPGDRIKFYLLDVRQTTRGPRIVVSRTHPGLLRKLLELEVPEIHDGVIDIKNIVREAGTRAKVAVQTLDMNVDPVGACVGNNGVRIKSISRELNGEKVDIIVWNSDPLQYVRNSLSPAKVVKIEPILEQEKAVTVYARPEQLSLAIGKAGQNVRLAARLTGWKIDIVALEPERMPTLHDIFQDIIEEEGSK, from the coding sequence ATGCAGCTTGGTCGCGACTTCGCTCGCGCTCTTGCGCAGATAGTCAAGGAGCGGGGTCTTTCTCAGGAGATAATTGAAGCAAGCCTTGAGGCCGCTTTGATTTCCGCATATAAAAAGTACCAGAGCGGGAGCCAGGATGTCGAGGTGCATATCGACTCCGAAAGCGGAGAGATCTCTATCTGCGAGGTGAGGCAGGTGGTGGAGGAGATCACCGCTCCCGACTCGCAGATATCGCTTGAAGAGGCTCAGTCCAAGGGTTTCCTCGACGTCACGGAGGGCGACTACGTACGGATAGAGCGCAATCCGGAGAATTTCGGCCGCATAGCGGCGCAGACCGCTCGGCAGGTGATAATACAGAGGCTCAAGGACGCGGAGCGCCAGATAATCTTCGAGGAGTTCTCCGACAGGGTGGGAGACCTGGTCACGGGAGTGGTCTTCAAGTCTGAGAACGACCAGGTCCTGATAAGGTTGAACGATAGGACGGAGGCCATTCTGCCCAGGGAGGAAAGGATCGTCGGCGAGGAATATATACCGGGCGACAGGATAAAATTCTACCTCCTGGACGTCAGGCAGACGACCAGGGGGCCGAGGATCGTGGTCTCGAGAACGCACCCGGGGCTGCTACGCAAGCTGCTTGAACTGGAAGTGCCCGAGATACACGATGGGGTCATAGATATAAAGAATATCGTCCGCGAAGCCGGCACAAGGGCGAAGGTCGCGGTTCAGACTCTCGATATGAATGTCGACCCGGTGGGCGCGTGCGTCGGAAACAACGGGGTCAGGATCAAGTCGATAAGCAGGGAGCTCAACGGGGAGAAGGTCGATATCATAGTATGGAACAGCGACCCCCTGCAGTACGTGCGCAACTCCCTTTCACCGGCCAAGGTGGTTAAGATCGAGCCGATTCTCGAACAGGAAAAGGCCGTTACTGTGTACGCCCGTCCTGAACAGCTCTCGCTCGCCATAGGAAAGGCCGGCCAGAACGTCCGCCTTGCGGCCCGGCTGACGGGATGGAAG